One part of the Sphingobium yanoikuyae genome encodes these proteins:
- a CDS encoding response regulator transcription factor → MTATIALVDDDKNILTSVSIALQTEGFVTRIYTDPEAALKALTDNPADLGVFDIKMPQMDGLELLRRLREKSQMPVIFLTSKADELDEALGLAMGADDYISKPFSQRLLIARIRAILRRAEISRTPEAADEPPSDPIVRGRLEMDPPRHRVKWDGKDVTLTVTEFLILETLAARPGVVKNRNQLMDAAYQDDVYVDDRTIDSHIKRLRRKFREVDPDFNAIDTLYGAGYRFSEE, encoded by the coding sequence ATGACCGCAACCATCGCGCTGGTGGATGATGACAAGAATATCCTGACGTCGGTGTCGATCGCGCTGCAGACCGAAGGGTTCGTCACGCGCATCTACACCGACCCGGAAGCCGCGCTGAAGGCGCTGACCGACAATCCGGCCGATCTGGGCGTGTTCGACATCAAGATGCCGCAGATGGACGGGCTGGAACTGCTGCGCCGTCTGCGCGAAAAGAGCCAGATGCCGGTCATCTTCCTCACCTCCAAGGCGGACGAGCTGGACGAGGCGCTGGGTCTGGCCATGGGCGCGGACGATTATATCTCCAAGCCCTTCTCGCAGCGACTGCTGATCGCGCGCATCCGCGCCATCCTGCGCCGCGCGGAGATCAGCCGCACGCCCGAAGCCGCCGACGAGCCGCCATCCGATCCGATCGTGCGCGGCCGGCTGGAGATGGACCCGCCCCGCCACCGGGTGAAATGGGACGGCAAGGATGTGACGCTGACCGTCACGGAATTCCTGATCCTGGAAACCCTCGCTGCACGGCCCGGCGTGGTGAAGAACCGCAACCAGCTCATGGACGCCGCCTATCAGGACGACGTCTATGTCGACGACCGCACGATCGACAGCCATATCAAGCGGCTGCGTCGCAAATTCCGAGAGGTAGACCCTGACTTCAACGCAATCGACACGCTCTATGGCGCCGGATACCGCTTCTCCGAAGAATGA
- a CDS encoding HAMP domain-containing histidine kinase, with translation MAPDTASPKNEDAPLAVRWSGRLSLTPRILAVNVFALALLAGGFFYLDSYRTRIVDDRLEQSARELKLLAIGLENAPADRQNALIAAYARQTGDRVRRYDAAGNLMADSFAMDAPRYRLRLPSEEEWQRHVARFLDKAVDRVVSADRPPNFEEPAVDRASAWPELVLAAKTRQPQAMNRYAPDRTFMISAAVAVRDGSGLLATENARDITRIVRAERLRLGIVLAAAVLASVLLSLFLARTIVQPLQRLARAAVRVRLGRAREVTVPRLPERRDEIGMLARALSDMSHALRQRIDATDAFAADVSHELKNPIASLRSALDSLERVDRPDLRDQLMAIAQDDVRRLDRLVTDIAEASRIDAQLSRTRFEPIDLGLLIERMVLAREARGVPRGIRLAFARPRKEVAVVLGEEQRIVRVLDNLIDNAISFSPDDGLVQIIATVADNEVLVSVEDEGPGVPEGEREHVFRRFHSVRPEGEAFGKHSGLGLAIARSIVEGHQGKISIADREDRLSGARFIVRLPMAVERDPGIMSE, from the coding sequence ATGGCGCCGGATACCGCTTCTCCGAAGAATGAGGACGCGCCGCTCGCGGTGCGCTGGTCGGGGCGATTGAGCCTCACCCCGCGCATCCTGGCGGTCAATGTCTTCGCGCTCGCCCTGCTGGCGGGCGGCTTCTTCTATCTGGACAGCTATCGCACGCGGATCGTCGACGATCGGCTGGAACAGTCGGCGCGCGAGCTGAAGCTGCTCGCCATTGGCCTGGAAAACGCGCCTGCCGACCGGCAGAATGCGCTGATCGCCGCCTATGCGCGCCAGACCGGCGACCGGGTGCGCCGCTATGACGCGGCCGGCAATCTGATGGCCGACAGCTTCGCCATGGATGCGCCGCGCTATCGGCTGCGCCTGCCCTCGGAAGAGGAATGGCAGCGCCATGTCGCCCGCTTCCTCGACAAGGCGGTCGACCGCGTCGTCTCCGCCGATCGCCCGCCCAATTTCGAGGAACCCGCCGTCGATCGCGCCAGCGCCTGGCCCGAACTGGTGCTGGCCGCCAAGACGCGCCAGCCCCAGGCGATGAACCGCTATGCGCCCGACCGCACCTTCATGATCTCGGCCGCCGTCGCGGTGCGCGACGGCTCGGGCCTGCTCGCGACCGAAAATGCGCGCGATATCACCCGCATCGTCCGCGCCGAACGGCTGCGTCTGGGCATCGTGCTGGCCGCCGCCGTCCTCGCCTCCGTGCTGCTGTCGCTGTTCCTCGCCCGCACAATCGTCCAGCCGCTCCAGCGTCTGGCCCGTGCCGCCGTGCGCGTTCGCCTCGGCCGCGCGCGGGAGGTCACCGTGCCCCGCCTGCCCGAGCGGCGCGACGAGATCGGCATGCTCGCCCGCGCCCTGTCGGACATGAGCCATGCGCTGCGCCAGCGGATCGACGCGACCGACGCCTTCGCCGCCGACGTCAGCCATGAACTCAAGAACCCGATCGCCTCGCTCCGTTCCGCGCTCGATTCGCTCGAACGGGTGGACCGGCCGGACCTGCGCGATCAGTTGATGGCGATCGCGCAGGATGATGTCCGCCGGCTCGACCGGCTCGTCACCGACATTGCCGAAGCCTCCCGCATCGACGCCCAATTGTCCCGCACCCGGTTCGAGCCGATCGACCTTGGCCTGCTGATCGAGCGCATGGTGCTGGCGCGCGAGGCACGCGGCGTGCCGCGCGGCATCCGCCTCGCCTTCGCCCGCCCACGCAAGGAAGTCGCCGTCGTTCTGGGCGAGGAACAGCGGATCGTGCGCGTGCTCGACAATCTGATCGACAATGCCATTTCCTTCTCGCCCGACGACGGGCTGGTCCAGATCATCGCCACCGTCGCCGACAATGAAGTGCTGGTCAGCGTCGAGGATGAAGGCCCCGGCGTGCCGGAGGGCGAGCGCGAGCATGTCTTCCGCCGTTTCCACAGCGTCCGCCCGGAAGGCGAGGCGTTCGGCAAGCATTCGGGTCTCGGCCTCGCCATCGCCCGCTCGATCGTCGAGGGGCATCAGGGCAAGATCAGCATCGCCGACCGCGAGGACAGGCTGAGCGGCGCCCGCTTCATCGTCCGCCTGCCCATGGCCGTGGAACGCGACCCCGGCATAATGTCCGAATGA
- a CDS encoding MFS transporter: MTQTSGMGAMWLHKRVLAASLIGTAVEFYDFYIYATAASLIFPSLFFPASSPSAQLMASYGSLALAFLARPLGAAVFGHYGDRIGRKATLVTSLMLMGGCTLLIGFLPTYLMIGFWAPLILCVLRFGQGFGLGGEWGGAALLAVENAPEGWRARFGMFPQLGAPVGFIAANGLFLLLGAFLTDAEFFAWGWRLPFLGSSVLVILGLWVRLKLTETPEFAAAQQEAPPPAVPLATLLSTHLGAAIAGTFACAACFAVYYIATAFALGYGTTALKIDREIFLAIQLGAIMFMALSIVIAGWWSDRSSPTRVLAWGCAGTLVMGIVFGPLIGTAALLPIFVALSFALFVMGFIYGPLGAYLPALFPTQLRYTGASFAFNLGGILGGALAPIVATWLIGMQGVALVGLYMSAAALISLAGLWWTSRT, translated from the coding sequence ATGACACAGACGAGCGGCATGGGCGCAATGTGGCTGCACAAGCGGGTGCTGGCAGCGAGCCTCATCGGCACGGCGGTCGAATTTTACGACTTCTACATCTATGCCACCGCCGCCAGCCTGATCTTCCCCTCGCTCTTCTTCCCGGCCTCCTCGCCCTCGGCGCAGTTGATGGCTTCCTATGGCAGCCTCGCTCTCGCCTTCCTCGCCCGACCGCTCGGCGCCGCCGTATTCGGCCATTATGGCGACCGCATCGGGCGCAAGGCGACGCTCGTCACCTCGCTGATGCTGATGGGCGGCTGCACATTGCTGATCGGCTTCCTGCCGACCTATCTCATGATCGGCTTCTGGGCGCCGCTGATCCTGTGCGTGCTGCGCTTCGGCCAGGGCTTTGGCCTGGGCGGCGAATGGGGCGGCGCGGCGCTGCTGGCGGTCGAGAATGCGCCTGAGGGCTGGCGCGCCCGCTTCGGCATGTTCCCGCAACTGGGCGCCCCGGTCGGCTTCATCGCCGCCAACGGCCTGTTCCTGCTGCTCGGCGCCTTCCTGACCGATGCGGAATTCTTCGCCTGGGGCTGGCGCCTGCCGTTCCTGGGCAGTTCGGTCCTCGTGATCCTGGGCCTCTGGGTCCGCCTCAAGCTCACCGAGACGCCCGAATTTGCCGCGGCGCAGCAGGAAGCACCGCCACCCGCCGTGCCGCTTGCCACCCTGCTCTCGACCCATCTGGGCGCGGCCATCGCCGGCACCTTCGCCTGCGCCGCCTGCTTCGCCGTCTATTATATCGCCACCGCCTTTGCGCTGGGCTATGGCACCACCGCGCTCAAGATCGACCGGGAAATCTTCCTCGCTATCCAGCTTGGCGCCATCATGTTCATGGCGCTCAGCATCGTGATCGCCGGCTGGTGGTCGGACAGGAGCAGCCCTACCCGCGTCCTCGCCTGGGGCTGTGCCGGCACGCTGGTCATGGGTATCGTCTTCGGCCCGCTGATCGGCACCGCCGCGCTGCTGCCGATCTTCGTCGCGCTCAGCTTCGCCCTGTTCGTGATGGGCTTCATCTACGGCCCGCTCGGCGCCTATCTGCCCGCCCTCTTCCCGACCCAGCTGCGCTATACCGGGGCGTCCTTCGCCTTCAACCTGGGCGGCATATTGGGCGGCGCGCTGGCGCCGATCGTCGCGACCTGGCTGATCGGCATGCAGGGCGTCGCGCTCGTCGGCCTCTATATGTCGGCCGCCGCGCTCATCAGCCTGGCTGGCCTGTGGTGGACCAGCCGCACCTGA
- a CDS encoding HPr kinase/phosphorylase, translating to MVRALSSETLHATTVAIEGRSVLLYGASGMGKSDLALRLIDRGATLVSDDYTLLKRVDGRLIATAPETISGKMEVRGIGIVPVPHVGDSPVALIVDLAETVERMPMHAATRTIAGVEIPLVAVVAHEASAPIKVELALKALGKT from the coding sequence ATGGTGCGGGCACTTTCATCAGAGACGCTTCACGCAACGACCGTCGCGATCGAGGGACGCTCGGTGCTGCTCTATGGCGCCAGCGGCATGGGTAAGTCCGACCTCGCCCTGCGCCTGATCGATCGCGGTGCGACGCTGGTTTCCGACGATTATACCCTGCTCAAGCGGGTCGACGGCCGGCTGATCGCCACCGCCCCCGAAACCATCAGCGGCAAGATGGAAGTGCGCGGCATCGGCATCGTGCCCGTGCCCCATGTCGGTGATTCGCCGGTCGCGCTGATCGTCGATCTGGCCGAAACGGTCGAACGCATGCCGATGCACGCTGCCACCCGTACCATCGCCGGGGTCGAAATTCCGCTGGTCGCCGTCGTCGCGCATGAGGCGTCCGCCCCGATCAAGGTCGAACTCGCGCTCAAGGCCCTGGGCAAGACATGA
- a CDS encoding GNAT family N-acetyltransferase: MSLTNRLATAADEPALSALMTLAIEQLQSAYLTAAQVQASHGFMGLDRRLIGDRTYFVVEADGAIAGCGGWSRRATAYGGDHTAGRDDRMLDPATEAAKVRAMYTHPDHVRKGVGTTILALCEAAARQEGFAALELSATMAGVPLYRSFGFIDVRPFEDSGVPMILMRKAI; the protein is encoded by the coding sequence ATGTCCTTGACCAACCGCCTGGCGACCGCCGCCGACGAACCCGCTTTGTCCGCCCTGATGACGCTGGCTATCGAGCAATTGCAGTCGGCCTATCTGACCGCTGCGCAGGTGCAGGCCAGCCATGGCTTCATGGGGCTGGACCGGCGGCTGATCGGTGACCGGACCTATTTCGTGGTGGAGGCGGATGGCGCGATCGCCGGATGTGGCGGATGGAGCCGCCGGGCGACCGCCTATGGCGGCGACCACACGGCCGGGCGCGACGACCGCATGCTCGATCCCGCGACCGAGGCGGCGAAGGTGCGGGCGATGTACACCCATCCCGACCATGTCCGCAAAGGGGTCGGCACGACCATCCTGGCGCTGTGTGAGGCCGCCGCCCGGCAGGAGGGCTTTGCCGCGCTGGAATTGTCGGCGACGATGGCCGGCGTGCCGCTCTATCGCAGCTTCGGGTTCATCGATGTCCGCCCGTTCGAGGATAGCGGCGTGCCGATGATCCTGATGCGCAAGGCAATCTGA
- a CDS encoding PTS sugar transporter subunit IIA — MIGLVLVTHGSLATEFVVAMEHVVGPQQQIETICIGPEDDMELRRADIAAAVARVNDGAGVILLTDLFGGTPSNLAISLLKAGEIEVIAGINLPMLIRLESARKVMDVRAAVAAAREAGQKYISVASELLGSTS; from the coding sequence ATGATCGGACTCGTACTCGTCACCCATGGGTCGCTTGCGACGGAATTCGTCGTGGCCATGGAACATGTCGTGGGACCGCAACAGCAGATCGAAACGATCTGCATCGGGCCGGAAGATGACATGGAATTGCGCCGCGCGGACATCGCGGCGGCGGTCGCGCGCGTCAATGACGGCGCCGGCGTCATCCTGCTGACCGACCTGTTCGGCGGCACCCCGTCCAACCTCGCCATCTCGCTGCTCAAGGCCGGCGAGATCGAGGTGATCGCGGGCATCAACCTGCCCATGCTCATCCGCCTGGAAAGCGCCCGCAAGGTGATGGACGTGCGCGCCGCCGTCGCCGCTGCCCGCGAAGCAGGCCAGAAATATATCAGCGTCGCATCGGAATTGCTGGGCAGCACCTCATGA
- a CDS encoding HPr family phosphocarrier protein, giving the protein MNDISREVRISNKRGLHARASAKFVTLASGLPAQITVSKDGSEVTGTSIMGLMMLGAAMGDSITISAAGPDAHDSLHQLVALVEDKFGEE; this is encoded by the coding sequence ATGAATGATATCAGCCGGGAAGTCAGGATCAGCAACAAGCGCGGCCTCCACGCCCGCGCCAGCGCGAAATTCGTGACCCTGGCCAGCGGCCTGCCCGCCCAGATCACCGTCAGCAAGGATGGCAGCGAAGTCACCGGCACATCGATCATGGGCCTGATGATGCTCGGCGCCGCCATGGGCGACAGCATCACCATCAGCGCTGCCGGCCCCGACGCGCATGACAGCCTGCACCAGCTCGTCGCCCTGGTCGAAGACAAGTTCGGCGAGGAATAG
- a CDS encoding phosphoenolpyruvate carboxykinase, producing the protein MQAKSSITLVDQGISTHATQYWNLGTAPLVEAALANGEGILAKDGPLVVKTGKHTGRSASDKFIVQDAETQDTVWWGKTNVPMTPEHFAALKEDFFKALGEKDKLYVADLYGGSQPEYRVNVRVINEFAWHNLFIRTLLVRPEAQALADFAPEYTIIDLPTFVADPARHGCRSETVIAVNFTEKLILIGGTRYAGEMKKSVFGILNYLLPTKGVMPMHCSANIGANGDTAVFFGLSGTGKTTLSADASRTLIGDDEHGWSDQAVFNFEGGCYAKMINLSAEAEPEIFATTKRFGTVLENVVIDEESREIDLDDNSLAENSRGSYPIDFIPNTSEKNLGPVPKNIIFLTADAYGVLPPIARLTPEQAMYHFLSGYTARVAGTEIGVTEPTATFSTCFGAPFMPRHPSVYGNLLKERINKGGVTCWLVNTGWAGGKATMPGIKRMPIKVTRALLNAALDGSLNSAEFRTDPNFGFEVPVAVNGVDSQILDPRAMWADKDGYDATAATLVKAFVDNFAQFEEHVDDGVRSAALTAA; encoded by the coding sequence GTGCAGGCCAAATCCTCAATCACCCTGGTCGACCAGGGCATCTCCACCCATGCCACCCAGTATTGGAACCTCGGCACTGCGCCGCTGGTCGAGGCCGCGCTTGCCAATGGCGAGGGCATTTTGGCCAAGGACGGCCCGCTGGTCGTCAAGACCGGCAAGCATACTGGCCGGAGCGCCAGCGACAAGTTCATCGTCCAGGATGCCGAGACGCAGGACACCGTCTGGTGGGGCAAGACCAATGTGCCGATGACGCCGGAACATTTCGCCGCGCTGAAGGAGGATTTCTTCAAGGCGCTGGGCGAGAAGGACAAGCTCTATGTCGCCGACCTCTATGGCGGGTCGCAGCCCGAATATCGGGTCAATGTGCGCGTCATCAACGAGTTCGCCTGGCATAACCTGTTCATCCGCACGCTGCTGGTGCGGCCCGAGGCGCAGGCGCTGGCCGATTTCGCGCCGGAATATACCATCATCGATCTGCCGACCTTCGTCGCCGATCCGGCCCGCCATGGCTGCCGCAGCGAGACGGTGATCGCGGTCAACTTCACCGAGAAGCTGATCCTGATCGGCGGCACCCGCTATGCCGGCGAAATGAAGAAGTCGGTGTTCGGCATCCTCAACTACCTGCTGCCGACCAAGGGCGTGATGCCGATGCACTGTTCGGCCAATATCGGCGCGAACGGCGACACCGCGGTCTTCTTCGGCCTGAGCGGCACCGGCAAGACGACGCTGTCGGCGGATGCCAGCCGCACCCTGATCGGCGATGACGAGCATGGCTGGTCGGACCAGGCGGTCTTCAATTTCGAGGGCGGCTGCTATGCCAAGATGATCAACCTGTCGGCCGAGGCCGAGCCGGAGATCTTCGCCACCACCAAGCGGTTCGGCACGGTGCTGGAAAATGTCGTGATCGACGAGGAAAGCCGCGAGATCGACCTGGACGACAACTCGCTGGCGGAAAATAGCCGCGGTTCCTACCCGATCGACTTCATCCCGAACACGTCGGAGAAGAATCTGGGGCCGGTGCCCAAGAACATCATCTTCCTGACCGCCGACGCCTATGGCGTTCTGCCGCCGATCGCGCGGCTGACCCCGGAGCAGGCGATGTATCACTTCCTGTCCGGTTACACCGCGCGCGTCGCGGGCACCGAGATCGGTGTGACCGAGCCGACCGCCACCTTCTCGACCTGCTTCGGCGCCCCCTTCATGCCGCGCCACCCCAGCGTCTACGGCAATCTGCTGAAAGAGCGGATCAACAAGGGCGGCGTCACCTGCTGGCTGGTTAATACCGGCTGGGCCGGTGGCAAGGCGACCATGCCGGGGATCAAGCGCATGCCGATCAAGGTGACGCGCGCGCTGCTCAATGCCGCGCTCGACGGCAGCCTGAACAGCGCCGAATTCCGCACCGATCCCAATTTCGGGTTCGAGGTGCCGGTGGCGGTCAATGGCGTCGACAGCCAGATCCTCGATCCGCGCGCGATGTGGG
- the rapZ gene encoding RNase adapter RapZ: MSDSAPKTILLVSGLSGAGKTTALKTLEDMGWEVVDNLPLVLLDRLLDTPLPAGHGGEDDRPLALGIDARTRGFDANAIVQRIKALRERHGHDIETLFLDCSGAELERRYAETRRRHPLAQDRPAADGIARERELTEPLRRWSAQLIDTTSLSTNALQQEMRARFAREQLSDPVLTILSFGYSRGVPRNVDLMFDMRFLRNPFWDEDLRPKTGLDADVAAYIQADPAYQEALGKIQDLLTTLLPRYAEAGKTYITVAFGCTGGRHRSVHVAEHVARYLQDAGFSPTVSHRNMESAPQDSLEKRRPGGPKAIS; this comes from the coding sequence ATGAGCGATAGCGCGCCCAAGACCATCCTGCTCGTCTCCGGCCTGTCGGGCGCCGGCAAGACCACGGCGCTCAAGACGCTGGAGGATATGGGCTGGGAAGTGGTGGACAATCTGCCGCTGGTGCTGCTCGATCGCCTGCTCGACACGCCCCTGCCCGCCGGTCATGGCGGCGAGGATGACCGGCCGCTGGCGCTCGGCATCGACGCACGCACCCGCGGCTTCGACGCCAATGCCATCGTCCAACGGATCAAGGCGCTGCGCGAACGCCATGGCCATGATATCGAGACATTGTTCCTCGACTGCTCGGGCGCCGAGCTGGAACGCCGCTACGCCGAAACCCGCCGCCGCCACCCGCTGGCGCAGGATCGCCCGGCCGCCGACGGCATCGCCCGCGAACGCGAACTGACCGAACCGCTGCGCCGCTGGTCGGCCCAGCTGATCGACACCACCAGCCTGTCGACCAATGCGCTGCAGCAGGAAATGCGCGCCCGCTTCGCCCGCGAACAGCTCTCCGACCCGGTGCTGACCATCCTCTCCTTCGGCTATTCGCGCGGCGTGCCGCGCAATGTCGACCTGATGTTCGACATGCGCTTCCTGCGTAACCCCTTCTGGGACGAGGATTTGCGTCCCAAGACTGGCCTCGACGCCGATGTCGCCGCCTATATCCAGGCCGACCCGGCCTATCAGGAGGCGCTGGGCAAGATCCAGGATCTGCTGACGACCCTGCTGCCGCGCTACGCCGAGGCCGGCAAAACCTATATTACCGTGGCTTTCGGCTGCACCGGCGGGCGCCATCGCTCGGTCCATGTCGCCGAACATGTCGCTAGATACTTGCAAGATGCGGGCTTTTCGCCCACCGTCTCGCACCGCAATATGGAATCAGCGCCCCAGGACAGTCTGGAGAAGCGCAGACCGGGAGGCCCGAAAGCAATATCATGA
- a CDS encoding TrmH family RNA methyltransferase: protein MAREITGFSNPLVKRVRSLREKKYRKAEGLFLAEGLRILTEAREEGVLPEMLFHAGSTHPLALDLIDAIEADGGDVIETTPDILSKISGKDNAQAVVGVYRDRLTPLEKLDRNTADIWIVAQSLRDPGNLGTILRTGDAVGAGGLILIDDCVDPFSVESVRASMGALFTQSITQARWGEFMHWLRQGPGELIGTSLKATQDYQEPNYQSPSFLLVGNEAQGLPESYEAECDQLVKMPMLGKADSLNAAVATAVMAYELLNQKRRK from the coding sequence GTGGCACGCGAAATCACCGGTTTTTCCAATCCGCTGGTCAAGCGCGTGCGCTCGCTGCGGGAAAAGAAATATCGCAAGGCCGAAGGGCTGTTCCTGGCCGAAGGGCTGCGCATCCTGACCGAAGCGCGCGAGGAAGGCGTGCTGCCCGAAATGCTCTTCCATGCCGGCTCCACCCACCCGCTCGCGCTCGACCTGATCGACGCGATCGAGGCGGACGGCGGCGACGTGATCGAAACCACGCCCGACATCCTGTCCAAGATCAGCGGCAAGGATAATGCCCAGGCCGTGGTCGGCGTCTATCGCGACCGGCTGACTCCGCTGGAAAAGCTCGATCGCAACACCGCCGACATCTGGATCGTCGCCCAGTCGCTGCGCGATCCCGGCAATCTCGGCACCATATTGCGCACCGGCGACGCGGTCGGTGCCGGCGGCCTCATCCTGATCGACGATTGCGTCGATCCCTTCTCGGTCGAATCGGTGCGTGCCAGCATGGGCGCCCTGTTCACCCAGTCGATCACCCAGGCACGCTGGGGCGAATTCATGCACTGGCTGCGCCAGGGGCCGGGCGAACTGATCGGCACCAGCCTGAAAGCGACCCAGGATTATCAGGAACCCAATTATCAGAGCCCCAGCTTCCTGCTGGTCGGCAATGAGGCGCAGGGCCTGCCCGAAAGCTATGAGGCCGAATGCGACCAGCTGGTGAAGATGCCGATGCTGGGCAAGGCCGACAGCCTCAACGCCGCGGTCGCGACGGCGGTCATGGCCTATGAGCTGCTGAACCAGAAACGACGGAAATAG
- a CDS encoding sensor domain-containing diguanylate cyclase, whose protein sequence is MLDTKLNDEAARLAALGRYEILDTPPEPAFDRITQLVRSILGVPMSVVSLIDGDRQWFKSRTGIDATETPRDIAFCNHTIRDRVPMVVPDACSDQRFSSNPLVTGDPNIRSYAGVPLATPDGYNVGTLCAIDTVPREFDPGQIAILENLGALVVEQLELRRIAERDHLSGALTRRAFVAEMDKHIALFRRYARPASLLLFDIDHFKRVNDTHGHPAGDVVIREVAACCDRTKRPNDILGRLGGEEFGVLLPESNAAQAGAAAQRFCDAIAALEIAHIPPLRVTASFGIAEIGPDRISSDAWLAAADIALYAAKHGGRNRVAIAKTDAAQPD, encoded by the coding sequence ATGCTCGACACGAAATTGAACGACGAAGCCGCCCGCCTGGCCGCGCTCGGGCGCTATGAAATTCTCGACACCCCGCCCGAGCCCGCCTTTGATCGCATCACCCAGCTTGTCCGGTCGATCCTGGGCGTGCCGATGTCGGTCGTGTCGCTGATCGATGGCGATCGCCAATGGTTCAAGTCGCGCACCGGCATCGACGCGACCGAAACCCCGCGCGACATCGCCTTTTGCAACCACACCATCCGCGACCGCGTGCCGATGGTCGTCCCCGATGCCTGTTCCGACCAGCGGTTCAGCAGCAATCCGCTGGTCACCGGCGATCCCAACATCCGCAGCTATGCCGGCGTCCCGCTGGCGACGCCCGACGGCTATAATGTCGGCACCCTCTGCGCGATCGATACCGTGCCGCGCGAATTTGATCCCGGCCAGATCGCCATCCTCGAAAATCTCGGCGCGCTGGTGGTGGAGCAACTGGAACTGCGCCGCATCGCCGAGCGCGACCATCTGAGCGGCGCCCTCACCCGCCGCGCCTTCGTGGCGGAAATGGACAAGCATATCGCCCTCTTCCGCCGCTATGCGCGTCCGGCCAGCCTGTTGCTGTTCGACATCGATCATTTCAAGCGAGTCAATGACACCCATGGCCACCCCGCCGGCGATGTCGTGATCCGCGAGGTCGCCGCCTGTTGCGACCGGACCAAGCGCCCGAACGACATATTGGGCCGGCTTGGTGGGGAAGAGTTCGGCGTGCTGCTCCCCGAAAGCAACGCAGCGCAGGCCGGGGCTGCCGCCCAGCGTTTCTGCGATGCCATCGCCGCACTGGAAATCGCCCATATCCCGCCGCTGCGCGTCACCGCCAGCTTCGGCATTGCCGAGATCGGGCCCGACCGGATCAGCAGCGACGCCTGGCTCGCCGCCGCCGACATCGCCCTCTACGCGGCCAAGCATGGCGGCCGCAATCGCGTGGCCATCGCGAAAACGGACGCCGCCCAGCCCGACTGA